CTGACCGGTCAAATAAATAACGCCACACGACGGAAGTCGCGTCTTCCATGTGTGATGCGTACTTCACACAATCCGAAACCGACGAAGTCCGATCAAAATCCCCTTGCCGGCTAATGGATACCATATGGTGTTTGCGAAGGGGAAAGAGGCCAGACGAccaatcgaccatcgaccaggATATCGAACGCGCGATTCAAGCGATCAGTGTTTGCCAAGAGTTCGGGCAAGGTTGATGAATTTCGCCGTGGATTGCGTTTGacgcagttgttgttgttgtccagtTTTTTGTTCCACAATAATCTCTCGAGATGTGCTCCACGGTGACCTATAagctgttgtgctgcttctACGGCTGCTGCAACATGTACTTTGCATACTTTGCCGGCCAGCGTGCCGAAGGAGTTAGCCAGATGATCGTACGGGACGATTGCAGCCCGCAAAACGGTTCCAGTGAGCTCCAACGACCAacggcagacgacgacgacggatcgTGCAATGTTAGTGAGTGCGAATTCGATCGTTCCTCAGGTCTTCGTCTTCATTTTGCCATTTGGATGCCATTCCGCCTCGCGTCATCCATCCGTTGTTGATGgattgctgttggtggtggtgcgagaaAGTGAATGACATTcagagtgttttgttttgtcagtCACCCACATAGGTTtgatcggtgccggtgtgctgGATTGTGCGATgtctttgctgatgatggcggctgTCATGTTGGTAAGGTAttaggagcaggagcaggagcgccCACACGCCCGTCATCGGCAGTCAGTTGAACAACCGCCCGGACCGGTCCTGCCCTGCCcggtttccgtttcccttcctcccagGGCTGGTCGAGAACGTTGCGGACGTACATGGTCTACCTGTGGATACGTTACCTTTTCTGCCTTGGTCTGTGGTTGATTATCTGGAAGGCATTCGGTAACTCGGAGCAGATCTCGGAGCCCTACATGCCATTCTCCGTGTggtgtctggtgctgctgctgttcagtgGTATGTAGAACAATTATTCATAACCCCGGCCACTCACCACCCCCCAAAAGGGGAGGGCGCTTTCTGCTCTGCTTAGCTGCTTCATCTTCCAGATGATTTAATGGTCTGTGAGATGACGGTGGAATTGGATAGTTCATTCATTTACATACCACTTCTTGTAATTGCCACTAACTGCAACGCTAGACTCTTGCAAACAGTCCATcgccaatgtgtgtgtgtgtgtctatccCAGTCTATTACAGCCTTGAGCTCTGGATAATGAAGGGCACGTATGATGCCATCAACCTCGAGTGTAGCATCCGCGAACAGAATGATGCTGCTTGCTGTCCCTCACTGTGTGCGGGAGGATTTATGGCCTAAAGGAAATGGGGAACAAGTTCCGCCTACCACCACTCGTTCGTTCTCCTCGGCTCGCTCGAACCATCGCAAGTGTGCCTGTTTGTGaacgtttgtgtgcgtgtgtgtgtagcgctTCATTATCCATCCCGGTAGTAGGGGAGTGCGGCTCGGTAAACCAATAAATTAAACCCGATGGCAAGTGCGGTCGGATGCACAGCAAGAATGCTGATTTCGGTGAATTACGGTGGTAGCCAGTGATTGTTGAATATGATTGAAAGAAAGTGGGGGCCTATAGATAGACAGACACATGATCCAGTGAACAGCACGTGGAAAATGAATGCTCAATCAGGTGACACAATCGGTTAGTACAATACCTAGAATATGAAAGCTGTTCCTTGTGTTGTTATTGCATTTAACattcattttattattttttctcatCGTATTGATTGACACATTTATCCGAAAGTGAGAGTGAGAAGCAGTGAGAGACCTTCTAAAAATTTTCGAACAAAAATCGAGGTTTATCAAGGCTTCGTAGTAGGCATGGAGACGCCTAGCACCCCGTGATTTGCTTGTGCAAAGTTAAGCAACGTGCCTAGCATTTAGAATGTATAAATCGAACAATTTATTGGGTGTAGCTATCGACACA
The sequence above is a segment of the Anopheles darlingi chromosome 2, idAnoDarlMG_H_01, whole genome shotgun sequence genome. Coding sequences within it:
- the LOC125951024 gene encoding uncharacterized protein LOC125951024 produces the protein MSLLMMAAVMLGWSRTLRTYMVYLWIRYLFCLGLWLIIWKAFGNSEQISEPYMPFSVWCLVLLLFSVYYSLELWIMKGTYDAINLECSIREQNDAACCPSLCAGGFMA